The nucleotide window CCGGGGTTGTTCTTGTGCTGCTCGTACAGTTGCACGATTGTGGCGGGATCGATATTCGGCGTCGCATCGACGAAGGTCTTCTGGTCGGGATAGATCTGCGCGGTTTGCACCGCGACGAAGAGATCGCCGTAGAGTATGTCGGGCGCGGGCGGAAGCGTGCCGCCCACCTGGGTGTCGGCATGACAGACGCCGGCAAGACTGATCAGGAAAACGAAGCTTGAAGCGGCGGCTATGCGGTGCAGCCTGGTGGATTCAGCCGTTGGGAAAGAGGTGCGAGATGCGGTGCCGGCGCGGCCGAAGTCGCGCAGTTGCGATGACTCAATCATGTCTCCTCCAGAGGAATGGACAACAGGATTGGTCTGCCTCGCGCCCGCTATTTCTTCTTGGGATGACCAGGGCGTGGCTAGCATCGCACAAATTACAGGGCGTTACAAACGGCTATGCGAGCGGCATGCGCGACCGTGCATTCGCTGCGCTGCACAAGCCGGGCCGGGGCGCTCAAGCCGCGCGATGCCGTGGCCGGCGCGGTCGGTTTTGTCGGCGTTGTGTTCGTGGTACGCGCGGACGGCTTGCATTCGAACTGGCTCGGCCCGTCCTGCTGATGTCGAGCGCCTTCTTCGGCGCGCTATCGATCATTCAGATCAAGCGCATTCGCGCCTCCGACGATTCGGGCACCACGGTGCTGTGCGCGCTGGCTTGCCGAACTTCCCACATTGCTTCGCAGTTCAAAATATCGTCGGGAAAAATGCGCATTGAAGCTGGCTTTTTCGGCCAATCGGGCATGCACAATCGGACGATTCGACGCCTGAATAATATAAATAGAAAATGGGTGAGTCCAGTTCGCGTGCGCCTTCGTACGTCACTTGATCGGTCGAACCCGCGGTCGAATCCGCGGCGCGAACTCGCGGTCATCGCGGCGGCGTCGAATATGCCCGTTCGCCGCTAACCCTCTGATGAATTCGGCACACGTTTTGTGAATCCGCGCACGCGCACGTAACACGGCTGGAAGAGGGATACGTCATGTACAGCGAACCCAGGAAGATCGTTCTCGCAAGCCTTGTCGTCAGCGCGGTTGCAATCGCCGCCTATGTAGCGCAGTCCGGCAAACCCTGGCCGTCGAGGGACGAATTCGGTTCCGCGCGCGGTGACACGTCGGCTTACCGCACGCGCGGCGACACCATCAGCGGCGCCGTCATATCCGGTCCGGTCATTGCTCGCAGCGCTTCGAGCAGCGCGATGGCCGGCAGCCCGCAGCCGGCGCGCAACGGTCTGCAAGGCAACAATCCTGCCGCCGCGCAGGCGCAACCGGTCGCGGTTCGTTCTGCCCATCAGGACGACGAGCAGGTTCGCGCACTGCAAAAGGAAATGCGGGCGCGCGCGAATAACGAGCAACGTGCACTGGCGGCGGCGCGAGTCGAGAAGACGCCGCAGTCCGCTTCGAAGCCAGCACACGTGTCTTCGTCGACGAAGCACGGCCGGTCGCGTGAAGGCCGCTATGCGGCCCGCGAACACACGAACCACGCAGCGGGCTATGCGCAGAGCCAGGAGGCGTTGGACAACCTGGTAGCGCGCCTCGATCGCCATAGCGCGCCGAACGTGAGAACGCCCGCGGCCAGCGGACCGGCTATGGCAAGTCAGCCGTCGTCTATCCAGGCAGGGATGAAAGTGACGCAGAGCGCGAGCAGCGCACCCGTTGCGGCACCGGCAGCGGCGGTCGAACAGGGGGCGCAAAAACCGCCAGTGGTATCGCCTGTGTCAGCGCAGCCACAAGCCGAACTGGCCACACAAACCACGCTGCCATCACCGCCGTTGGTTCAGTCCACATCGTCCGGCGGCACGGCGGTGAAAACCGACGACGGCCCGAAAACACGCTCGCAGGTGCGCGCGGAGATCGTTCGCGCCCGGCAGAACGGCGGGCTTCCGGCGTTCGGCAATCCCGACCCCGCGGGGCCGGGCGGGGCGCCGAGCCTTACTGGCGCGCCCCGTCCGTGACGGCTGTGCGAACCGACCATCAACGGAAGGTTAACCAGAGATTCAATTCAGCGAAGCCGCGAGCCGCGCGAAGGTGGGTTCGTCGGTGCGATCGAAGGCGAGCGGCGTGACCGACACGCGCGCCGAAGCCACCACGGCCGTTTCGCTATCGGGATCGTTCGCGCGTGCGCCGCGTTGAAAGCGCAACCAGTGATAGGCCATGCCGCGCGGATCGACTTGCGGCAACACGTCGATATCTTCAACGAGTCCAACGCCCTGGCGAGTCGGCGTGAGCGGACCGGCAAGCGCTGCGTCGACATCGGGAAAGTTGATGTTCAGACAGGTCGGCACGGCATGCTCGATCGCGAGCAACTGGCGGATCACGCCGGGCGCAAGCGCACGCGCGGTGTCCCAGCGCACGTTGTCGCGGTTGCTGAAAGTCTGGCTCAGCGCGAACGACGGCAAGCCGAGCAACAAGCCCGTCATGGCGGCGCCGACGGTGCCTGAAAACATGGTTTCGACACCGAGATTGCCGCCACGATTGATGCCGGAAAGAATCAGCGTGGGCGGCGCATCGCGCATCAGGTGGCGCACGCCCATCACGACGCAATCGCCGGGCGTTCCGGCCACGCCGAAGCGCCGCTCGCCCTGGCGGCTCACACGCAACGGCGAATGCAGGCTGATCGAATGCGACGTGCCGCTCTGATCATGCTCGGGTGCGACCACCCAGACTTCGTGCGCGAGCTCGGCGGCAACGGCTTCGAGCACGGCGAGGCCGGGCGCGTCGATACCGTCGTCGTTCGTCAACAGGACCCGCGGCACTTTGGTTTCATGGGCAGACATCGCAGCAAACTCCTCTCGGTGGGTAAGGGAAGCCTCATTATCCAGCTATCGGCCGGCGCGCGCGTCGCAGCAATCCGGACAGAGCGAGCGCTTGAGGCACAGCAGTCTCCAGGACGCAAAACAGAAAATGCGCCATTGTGTACCATGCGGATTACCTCGTGCCTGCTCGCTGCCTCAGTGGACAAACTGAGCGAGGCGTGGACTTTTCTGTTTGAGTTTGATTCGCACATCAACCTTCACACGGTCCCGAATTGCCATGCAAATACAACCGTTCCAGATTGCCATCGCCGATCACGATATCGACGATCTTCGCCGGCGTATTCGCGCGACACGCTGGGCGCCGGCGACGCCGTCGCCCGCCTGGCAACAGGGTGTCGAATCCGCATGGCTGCGCGAACTGGCTGAGTATTGGGCGGAACGTTTCGACTGGCGCGCGGCCGAACGCGGCCTGAATCAGCAGCCGCAATTTCTCGCGGATGTACACGGGCAGCGCGTGCATTTCGTCCATCGCCGTGGCGCGGGCCCGGCGCCTTATCCGCTCGTGATCACGCATGGCTGGCCTGGATCGTTCTTCGAGTTCCATGCCTTGCTCGATCGACTGTGCGACCCGACCGCGTCCGGTGGTGATGCTGCCGACGCCTTCGATGTCGTCGTGCCGTCGTTGCCGGGCTTCGCGTTTTCGCAGGCGCCCGCGCAGCCCGGCATGTCCGCGTTTCAGGTGGCGGATCTGTGGGCGTCGCTGATGCAAGGCCTCGGTTATGAGCGCTTCGGCGCGCAGGGCGGCGATCTCGGCGCCGGTGTGTCGATCGCGCTCGCCGCGCGGCACCCGCAAGCTGTCGACGGCATTCACCTCAACTTCCTGCCGAGTTCGTATGAGCCGGCCATCGGCGCGGCGCAGAAACCGCTCACGGCGGCGGAGGAAAACTTCCTGCGGGAGAAAGACGAGTGGGCCGCGCTCGAAGGCGGTTATGCGCACATGCACAGCACCAAACCGCAGACGCTGGCTGCGTCGCTCAATGATTCGCCCGTGGGGCTGGCGGCATGGATCGGCGAGAAGTTTCGCGCGTGGAGCGATTGCGAAGGGGATGTGGAGCGAGTGTTTTCCAAAGACGAGCTGCTCACCAACATCTCGCTCTACTGGCACACGCAATGTATCGGCCCGGCGGTGCGGATGTACTGGGAAAATCGCTTGCAGCCGATGCGCTTCGCCGAAGGACAACGGGTCGTGCCGCCCGTGGGTTTCGCGCACTTTCCGAAAGAGATCAATCACCCGCCGCGCAGTTGGCTGGAAAGAACTTTCGACGTCTTGCAATGGACCGACATGCCGGCCGGTGGTCATTTCGCCGCGATGGAAAAGCCCGATTTGCTCGCCGCCGAAATTCGCCAGTTTTTCAGGCCGTTGCGGCAGCAGCGACGCCAGTCATAACGCGGCCGCGACCTTGGACCGCACTGCCGGGGAAAGCGCAAACGAATCGGACACGGCGGAATAAGGCTTTCGAGTGTCGTAAAGTTACGAACGCGTGGATGTGAAAACGCGTGTTTTGCCAATCGTAAGCACATCGACGGAATCGCTAACGGGTAAGTTATTCGCCACTCTGAATAGCGGGTCCGCAATTATTGCGCGATGCCGTTGGTCCACGTGAACATGCGACAGCATCCGCGTCATGTCTCTCTGCCTTTTGGCGGAAAGGCGATGCAAGGACGTGAAACGATAGACCATACGTGATGCCTGATACCTGCGCCCCGGTTCATCCGATTCCATCGCCGCAGATCAGCGTGCCCGGCTCGAACGTGACGGCAGGATGACACGAGTCGCGGCTTCAATACTGCGCAGCTTGCGGGGGCTTCTGTGCCCCACGTAAGAACATGTGATCAACCTCCGACAGTAACGGCAGCGCTCAATAGGCGATCCGTCGCTCACTCGTGCTGAGGAGCAATGTGAATCTTTTTCCTTGCACTCTCGTTTATGTAGATGCCGATGCGAAGCCGGGTCCCAACTCGACCAATCGCGATCCACTCTCGTACGTGAGCCAGGCAATCTGCCTGAATAACAGCTTGCGGCGCGTGGGCATGCCGACCTTGACCATCATGACCAACGCGCCGGATCTGGTCGCGCGCCGGCTCGAGGGCATGCCGACGGAAAATCGCCCGGCAGTCACGACCCTCACGGCGACGATCGAGTTGCCGAAGAACACGCCGTTCTACGCCGCGCATTTCAAACTCGATCTGCTGGACCAGGTGGCGGAGACCTTGCCCGCCGACACGATGATGTTGTTGCTCGACGCCGACATGGTGGCGCTGCTTCCGCTCGACCACGCGCTAGTCGAACGATGTGCGCAAGCGGGCCTCGGCGTATTCGATATTTCGGATCAGGTGTTTCCGGCTTACGGCAGCGTGCGCGTGGTCGCGGATCTGGAGATCGTCGCAGACCAGCAGTTGAGAAATCCGCGCTGGTACGGCGGCGAATTTCTACTTGCGACACCCGCTTCGTTGCGCCGGTTGGTCCCGCGCGCGCGCGCCAGTTACGCACGCTATCTCAGCGAAAGCGAACGCGTGAGGCACCACGGCGACGAAGTGTTCATCTCGGCCGCACTCAATGCGCTCAGCGACGAAGGGCACGTGCTGATCGAAGTCGGCGCCTATCAGGCCGTGGGGCGTCATTGGCCCGGCAACAACTATCGCGACTTGCGCTGGTTTCGCTGCTGTTCGTTCGTCCATTTGCCCGGCGGCAAGTCACTGCTCGAAAAAGAAGCGCGCTTCGACGATTTTGTGCCGGACCGTTTCTGGCGGCACATGCGCGTGGCGCATCTGCGTGGCCGCGTGCGCCACGCGGTCAAGCGGATCGCGAGAATGCTGAGCGTGGAGCGGCTCGCGACGCGCTCCGCGTATGCGCTGCGCGGCGTGAAGAGCTAGCCGCGTCAGTCACATGCACATGCGGTGCGCGCCCGCACCGCGCGCGCCGCTCGCGCGCTCGTCACATCTTCACATCGATGCGTCCATAGACTCCGTTCGCTTCGTCATTCGGCCCGGCGGCGAAAAACAGCGTATTGACCGGCTGATTGCTGAGCCCATTGCCGAACGCGATACCCCACAGGCCGTGCTGCACGAATGACGTGTTGTCAGGCAGATTGATGGCGCCGAGCGATGCGCCGCTCGCCGGGTCGAAGGCGTTGATCGTGCCGTCACCGAAGTTGCCGATCAGTACGTCGCCACTGAAACGTCCAAAGTTGGCCGGCGCCTGCGTGACGCCCCACGGCGCATTCAGCACGCCCGCCGAGGCAAAACGTTGCAAGAGGTTGCCCGCGGTATCGAAGACATCGACGAAGCCGAGGCCGGCGCCGTCGACGTTGTCGTGCGCCTCCGCGTCCTGCTTCGCGTAGGTCACGAAGAGCTTCGCGCCGATTGCCTGAATGCCGAACGGCGCGAAGCCCGCCGGAATCGACGCGTCCTGGAACTTGCCCGGTGTTGAAACCTTCGCGAAGCTCTTGTCGAAAACGTCGATTCTGTTGTTGTGAAAGTCGGTGGCGTAGAGGAAGTTGGCGCCGCCGTTGCTGGCTAGCGCGAGGCCCTTGTAGACCGCAGCGCTGCTGCCGCTGTCGAATACGACAAAGGCGTTGGTGGGCGCGACCGTCGGCGCCCACGCGGTGATCGTGCCGCCTTCGCCGGCAAAGATGAATGCGCCCACGCCTGATTTGCCGCCCTGGGTCACCACGAAGTCCGTGGTGCCGTTGAACACGATGCCGGTCGGATTCGCCGGACCGTTGACTCCATTCGGGATACTGACGACGAGCGATTGCGGCGTGCCGTTGCCGTCATAGAGCGTCGCCACCGAGGTGGCGTTGTCGGCCACCCAGACGAAACCCTTCGGATTGAACGCTACGCCCCACGCGTTTTTCAGGTTGGGATCCGTATGCGCCGCCGGGACGGCGCCGTCCGATACGAGTGCCGTCGACGTGAACGATTGGCTATTGACCGAATCGCCCCCGCCACACGACGCGACGAGACTCACCAACGCCACGCCGCCCACTATGACGCCCAATGCTTTAAGCACAGATTTCATGGCCGCACCTCTCTGTCATGACAGATGGTCACTGCGCCTATTGAACGCACGGCGTTGCGGCTTTATTCCTTTGGCGGAGAAGTTTTTTTGATCAATGCGTGATGGCCGTTGGCCCGCGCGTCATATCGTGCCGAACAGTGCGCGCGGACGATCCTTGAGTGTGCCGGTCAACAGCCGCAGCGCGCTCACGAGCTGATCGCGACTGGTCGCGCAGGCGAGGTTGATCCGTACCCCGTGTTCGATCTCCGATCGGTCCACGGCAAACGCCGACGACGGCATGACCACGACGCCGCGCGCCTTCGCATTCGCCGCGAAATCGTCCGCGCGCCACGGCGGCGGCAACTTGAGCCACACGAACATGCACGCCGGATCGGTCTGCAACAACTCCTGCGGCAACAGCTCGCGCGCAAGGTCCTGGCGCGCGCGAATCTCGGCGAGCTGCGCGTCCATGATGTGGCGTGCGGTGCCGTCCTCGATCCAGATCGACGCGATCAGCATCGACATCGGCGCCGGCATCCATGCGGTGGTGCGCACGGCCTCCGCGCACAACGCGGCGCTGTCGGGTGGACTCAGCAGATAGCCGAGCCGCAGGCCGGGAGCGAGGATCTTCGAGGTGGCCGCGAGGTGGAAGGTGAGTTCCGGACACAGGCTCGCGATCGTCGGCAGACGTTGCGAGACGAGCGGGCCATACACGTCGTCCTCGATGATCGCCACGCCGTGCCGCCGTGCAATATCGACGAGCGCCATGCGGCGTTCCAGACTCATGGTCGTGACAGTTGGATTCTGCAGATTCGGCACCGTGAAAATCGCCTTTACCGGCATGCGCCGGCAGGCGCGTTCCACTTCGTCGGTCAGCAGTCCGTCGCGATCGCTAGGGATGCCGACGATCTCGAACTGGAACACCGGTGCGAGCGCTTTGAGGCCGTAGTAGGTGAGCTGGTCGGCGAGGATCACGCCGTCGGTGCCGATCAGGCTGTTCAGCACCGCGTACAAGCCATGCTGCGCGCCGCTCGTGACGACCACGTGATCGGCCGCCGGTGCAAAGCCCGGCGCGGCCATCCAGCGCGCGCCGGCCGCGCGCGCCCACGGGGGGCCTTGCGGCGGCTGGTACTCCTGCAACTGCGGGTAGCGCGGATCGCGCGGCAAGTCGGCCAGCGTGCGGGCGAGGCAGTTCAGAAACTCGCCCGTGGCCGGACGGTTGACGGTCAGATCGATCGCCGCGTTGCTCGCGGCCTGCGCGGGTTCCACGCTCGGCATCGCGCCGCCGGTCACGAGCGAGCCGCGCCGTTTGCTGCCGATCACCAGTCCGCGCAGCTGCAATTCCTTGTATGCCCGCGAAACCGTCGACACGTTGATGCCCAGTTCAGTGGCAAGTTGCCGCTGCGGCGGCAGGCGGCTGCCAGGCGGATAGATGCCGCTGCGAATCTCGTTTTCGATCGAACTGGACACCTCGATATAGGTGGAGCGTTTCGCTTGCTCCGGCGCGCCAGCGACGGAGCGGGCGGCGTCTTTGTCAGAAGCCATAAGATCAGGTGTCTCCATACAAAACCCGCTTTGTCCGCAATTGTGCGGAGGTGTGCCGATTCTATACCACACATGCCTGACTGCAAGCCTTCAACCGATTGCCCATGGAGCCACGGCGCGCTGGCAAGGAGCGCACCCGCGGTCATCAGGGAAAGTGCCAGGGCCACACAATGTGCGTTTTAATTGCACACAAAAAAATATTGTGTGATTCTAGGTGTCATGGTTTGTCTGGTGGCGCGAATCAGGAGCGTCGCCGGATTGTGTCCGGCAATCTGTCAGCAGGAGTTGTCCGATGAGCTTTCCCGAATCCTCCGCACGCGACGCCGCGCCGAAACTCGGCGCCGG belongs to Paraburkholderia sp. FT54 and includes:
- a CDS encoding TIGR03118 family protein, producing MKSVLKALGVIVGGVALVSLVASCGGGDSVNSQSFTSTALVSDGAVPAAHTDPNLKNAWGVAFNPKGFVWVADNATSVATLYDGNGTPQSLVVSIPNGVNGPANPTGIVFNGTTDFVVTQGGKSGVGAFIFAGEGGTITAWAPTVAPTNAFVVFDSGSSAAVYKGLALASNGGANFLYATDFHNNRIDVFDKSFAKVSTPGKFQDASIPAGFAPFGIQAIGAKLFVTYAKQDAEAHDNVDGAGLGFVDVFDTAGNLLQRFASAGVLNAPWGVTQAPANFGRFSGDVLIGNFGDGTINAFDPASGASLGAINLPDNTSFVQHGLWGIAFGNGLSNQPVNTLFFAAGPNDEANGVYGRIDVKM
- a CDS encoding epoxide hydrolase produces the protein MQIQPFQIAIADHDIDDLRRRIRATRWAPATPSPAWQQGVESAWLRELAEYWAERFDWRAAERGLNQQPQFLADVHGQRVHFVHRRGAGPAPYPLVITHGWPGSFFEFHALLDRLCDPTASGGDAADAFDVVVPSLPGFAFSQAPAQPGMSAFQVADLWASLMQGLGYERFGAQGGDLGAGVSIALAARHPQAVDGIHLNFLPSSYEPAIGAAQKPLTAAEENFLREKDEWAALEGGYAHMHSTKPQTLAASLNDSPVGLAAWIGEKFRAWSDCEGDVERVFSKDELLTNISLYWHTQCIGPAVRMYWENRLQPMRFAEGQRVVPPVGFAHFPKEINHPPRSWLERTFDVLQWTDMPAGGHFAAMEKPDLLAAEIRQFFRPLRQQRRQS
- the surE gene encoding 5'/3'-nucleotidase SurE, with protein sequence MSAHETKVPRVLLTNDDGIDAPGLAVLEAVAAELAHEVWVVAPEHDQSGTSHSISLHSPLRVSRQGERRFGVAGTPGDCVVMGVRHLMRDAPPTLILSGINRGGNLGVETMFSGTVGAAMTGLLLGLPSFALSQTFSNRDNVRWDTARALAPGVIRQLLAIEHAVPTCLNINFPDVDAALAGPLTPTRQGVGLVEDIDVLPQVDPRGMAYHWLRFQRGARANDPDSETAVVASARVSVTPLAFDRTDEPTFARLAASLN
- a CDS encoding PLP-dependent aminotransferase family protein, with amino-acid sequence MASDKDAARSVAGAPEQAKRSTYIEVSSSIENEIRSGIYPPGSRLPPQRQLATELGINVSTVSRAYKELQLRGLVIGSKRRGSLVTGGAMPSVEPAQAASNAAIDLTVNRPATGEFLNCLARTLADLPRDPRYPQLQEYQPPQGPPWARAAGARWMAAPGFAPAADHVVVTSGAQHGLYAVLNSLIGTDGVILADQLTYYGLKALAPVFQFEIVGIPSDRDGLLTDEVERACRRMPVKAIFTVPNLQNPTVTTMSLERRMALVDIARRHGVAIIEDDVYGPLVSQRLPTIASLCPELTFHLAATSKILAPGLRLGYLLSPPDSAALCAEAVRTTAWMPAPMSMLIASIWIEDGTARHIMDAQLAEIRARQDLARELLPQELLQTDPACMFVWLKLPPPWRADDFAANAKARGVVVMPSSAFAVDRSEIEHGVRINLACATSRDQLVSALRLLTGTLKDRPRALFGTI